The following coding sequences are from one Formosa haliotis window:
- the hisC gene encoding histidinol-phosphate transaminase, with the protein MANVQDLLRPSIKALKAYSSARDEFQEDTSDMVFLDANENPFNNGINRYPDPQQNEVKDVLSSLKGVRKNHILLGNGSDEVLDLIVRAFCEPNQDNIIILPPTYGMYEVLANLNAVAIKKVLLTETFQPQVDQILDVADANSKILFLCSPNNPSGNSFNDNEVETLLKKFEGIVVIDEAYIDFSNQDSWLGRLEEFPNLIITQTLSKAYGMAGIRLGICYASEAIISVLNTIKPPYNINVLTQNKAVELLKQTELVSDEIDSILIERSKLMSELKSISYINKIYPSDTNFVLVKLDDATKRYNQLIKEGVVVRNRTTQPLCENCLRLTVGTPSENITLITALTKLQ; encoded by the coding sequence CTTCAATAAAAGCATTAAAAGCATATTCGTCTGCACGCGACGAATTTCAAGAAGATACCAGCGATATGGTGTTTTTAGATGCTAATGAAAATCCGTTTAACAATGGAATAAATCGCTATCCAGACCCACAACAAAATGAGGTTAAGGATGTATTGTCCAGTTTAAAAGGCGTTCGTAAAAATCATATTTTATTAGGTAACGGAAGCGATGAAGTGCTCGATTTAATCGTACGTGCATTTTGCGAACCTAATCAGGATAACATCATTATTTTACCACCAACTTACGGCATGTACGAAGTATTGGCGAATTTAAATGCTGTGGCCATTAAGAAGGTTTTACTTACAGAAACTTTTCAGCCTCAAGTGGATCAGATTTTAGATGTTGCAGATGCCAATAGTAAAATTTTGTTTTTATGTTCTCCAAACAATCCGTCGGGAAATAGTTTTAACGATAATGAAGTGGAGACTTTATTAAAGAAATTTGAAGGCATTGTAGTAATCGATGAAGCTTATATCGATTTTTCAAATCAAGACAGTTGGTTAGGTCGTTTAGAAGAATTTCCAAATTTAATCATTACACAAACTTTATCTAAAGCGTATGGTATGGCCGGAATTCGATTGGGAATTTGTTATGCTTCAGAAGCGATTATTTCGGTTTTAAATACTATAAAGCCACCCTATAACATCAACGTATTAACTCAGAATAAAGCTGTAGAATTATTAAAGCAAACCGAATTGGTAAGCGATGAAATCGATTCTATTTTAATAGAACGCAGCAAATTAATGTCGGAGTTAAAATCTATTTCATATATAAATAAAATATATCCGTCAGACACCAATTTCGTTCTCGTTAAGCTAGACGATGCGACCAAGCGCTATAATCAATTAATAAAAGAAGGTGTTGTGGTAAGAAACCGTACCACCCAACCGTTATGCGAAAACTGTTTACGTTTAACCGTAGGAACCCCTTCCGAAAATATAACACTAATAACCGCACTTACCAAGTTACAATGA
- the hisB gene encoding bifunctional histidinol-phosphatase/imidazoleglycerol-phosphate dehydratase HisB, whose amino-acid sequence MKQKVLFIDRDGTIIKEPADEQIDGFDKLEFYPKVFQYLSKIAKELDYEIVMITNQDGLGTEAFPEDTFWPVHNFILEAFKNEGVEFKEQFIDRTFAKDNAPTRKPNTGLLTKYFSEDYDLANSYVIGDRLTDIELAKNLGAKGIFINDNTNLGTDEITVKRDALNSFIALESNDWEEIYKHLKVEDRTGSIERNTNETKIKIDLNLDGTGKSNIETGIAFFDHMLDQIARHGQLDLNIKVDGDLDVDEHHTIEDTAIALGELFNTVLGNKLGIERYGFYLPMDDCLASAGIDFGGRNWLVWEADFKREMVGKMPTEMFYHFFKSFTDGAKCNLNIKAEGTNEHHKIEAIFKAFAKAIKMAVKRDVEKMILPSTKGML is encoded by the coding sequence ATGAAACAAAAAGTATTATTTATAGATCGTGATGGAACGATAATTAAAGAGCCAGCAGACGAGCAAATTGATGGTTTCGACAAATTAGAATTTTATCCGAAAGTTTTTCAATATTTAAGTAAAATTGCCAAAGAACTCGATTACGAAATCGTAATGATTACCAACCAAGATGGTTTAGGAACCGAAGCTTTTCCTGAAGATACTTTTTGGCCAGTTCATAATTTTATTCTTGAAGCTTTTAAAAATGAAGGTGTAGAATTTAAAGAACAATTTATAGATAGAACCTTCGCGAAAGACAATGCGCCAACGCGTAAACCAAATACGGGCTTGCTAACAAAATATTTTTCTGAAGACTATGATTTAGCGAATTCTTATGTAATTGGTGACCGATTAACAGATATAGAGCTTGCTAAAAACTTAGGTGCTAAAGGTATTTTTATTAATGATAATACTAATCTTGGTACCGATGAAATTACTGTAAAACGTGATGCTTTAAATAGCTTTATTGCATTAGAATCTAATGATTGGGAAGAAATCTATAAACATTTAAAAGTTGAAGATCGTACGGGAAGCATCGAGCGTAATACCAATGAAACTAAAATTAAAATCGATTTAAATTTAGATGGAACGGGTAAAAGTAATATTGAAACGGGAATTGCATTTTTCGACCATATGTTAGATCAAATTGCGCGTCACGGACAGTTAGATTTAAATATAAAAGTGGATGGCGATTTAGACGTCGATGAACACCACACTATTGAAGATACAGCCATTGCTCTGGGTGAATTATTTAATACCGTTTTAGGAAACAAATTAGGAATAGAGCGCTACGGGTTTTACTTACCTATGGACGATTGTTTAGCTTCGGCAGGCATTGATTTTGGCGGTAGAAACTGGTTAGTTTGGGAAGCTGATTTTAAACGTGAAATGGTTGGAAAAATGCCAACAGAAATGTTTTATCACTTTTTTAAATCGTTTACAGACGGGGCCAAATGTAATTTAAACATCAAAGCAGAAGGGACCAACGAACATCATAAAATTGAAGCTATTTTTAAAGCTTTTGCTAAAGCGATTAAAATGGCCGTAAAACGCGATGTAGAAAAAATGATTTTACCTTCAACAAAAGGTATGTTGTAA
- the hisH gene encoding imidazole glycerol phosphate synthase subunit HisH, translating to MKVVIIDYGAGNIKSIQFAFKRLGYDAILSNDPEVIKQADRVIFPGVGEASSALKMLKNTKLDKLIPTLTQPVLGICLGMQLLCKTTEEGNTEGLGIFQVDVKRFPNTVKVPQMGWNTITDLKSDLFEGIPEASFMYLVHSYYAENCKEAIALTNYNGNYASALQHNNFYGVQFHPEKSSVAGAKLLENFLNLKS from the coding sequence ATTAAGGTCGTAATCATAGATTATGGCGCCGGAAATATAAAAAGCATACAATTTGCCTTTAAACGTTTAGGATACGATGCGATTTTGTCTAACGATCCAGAAGTTATTAAACAAGCCGATCGCGTAATTTTTCCAGGAGTAGGCGAAGCAAGTTCAGCTTTAAAAATGCTAAAGAATACGAAATTAGACAAATTAATTCCTACCTTAACACAACCTGTTTTAGGCATTTGTTTAGGTATGCAATTGTTGTGTAAAACCACAGAGGAAGGGAATACCGAAGGTTTGGGTATTTTTCAAGTGGACGTAAAACGTTTCCCGAATACGGTTAAAGTGCCACAAATGGGATGGAATACCATAACAGATTTAAAATCAGATTTATTTGAAGGCATTCCCGAAGCATCGTTTATGTACTTAGTACATAGTTATTATGCCGAAAATTGTAAAGAAGCTATTGCTTTAACAAATTATAATGGCAATTATGCATCAGCATTACAGCACAATAATTTTTATGGGGTTCAATTTCATCCTGAAAAAAGTAGTGTGGCGGGCGCAAAACTACTTGAGAATTTTTTAAATCTAAAATCATAA
- the hisA gene encoding 1-(5-phosphoribosyl)-5-[(5-phosphoribosylamino)methylideneamino]imidazole-4-carboxamide isomerase: MRIIPAIDIIDGKCVRLTKGDYDTKKIYNENPLEVAKSFEDAGVEYLHLVDLDGAKAGTIINYKVLEQLTSKTNLKIDFGGGLKTNEDLYVAFNSGAKQITGGSIAVKNRVMFESWIQKYGSQKIILGADAKNEKVAISGWLEESSLEVAPFIKGYMSKGIQYVICTDISKDGMLEGPSLDLYKKIITENPNIKLIASGGISCMDELPKLKALGCEGVIIGKAIYENKISLKDLERLVVNSQ, encoded by the coding sequence ATGAGAATTATACCAGCCATAGATATTATAGATGGAAAATGCGTCCGATTAACCAAGGGCGATTACGATACCAAGAAAATTTACAACGAAAATCCCTTAGAAGTCGCTAAAAGTTTTGAAGATGCAGGTGTAGAATATTTACATTTAGTCGATTTAGATGGCGCAAAAGCAGGAACTATTATAAATTATAAGGTTTTAGAGCAGTTAACCTCTAAAACCAACTTAAAAATAGATTTTGGTGGCGGATTAAAAACTAACGAAGATTTGTATGTGGCCTTTAATTCGGGAGCCAAACAAATAACTGGTGGGAGTATCGCTGTTAAAAATAGAGTCATGTTCGAGAGCTGGATTCAAAAATACGGGAGTCAGAAAATTATTTTAGGAGCAGATGCTAAAAACGAAAAAGTAGCTATTAGTGGCTGGTTGGAAGAAAGTAGTTTAGAAGTGGCTCCGTTTATCAAAGGGTATATGAGCAAAGGGATACAGTATGTTATTTGCACAGATATTTCTAAAGACGGGATGCTTGAAGGCCCTTCATTAGATTTATACAAAAAGATAATCACAGAAAATCCTAATATAAAATTAATTGCTTCTGGTGGAATTTCTTGTATGGACGAGCTTCCTAAACTAAAAGCATTGGGTTGTGAAGGGGTGATTATAGGAAAAGCGATTTACGAAAATAAAATCAGTTTAAAAGATTTAGAAAGACTGGTTGTAAACTCTCAATAA
- the hisF gene encoding imidazole glycerol phosphate synthase subunit HisF: MLTKRIIPCLDIKNGRTVKGVNFVDLIDAGDPVELAKQYALKGADELVFLDISATLEGRGTTLDMVLHVAEQVNIPFTVGGGISSIEHVDALLQCGADKISVNSSAVKRPELVKELADKFGSQCVVVAIDAKQVDGQWKVHLAGGSIPTDIDLFEWAKQVEELGAGEILFTSMNHDGTKNGFANEALAKLSDLLNIPIIASGGAGTMQHFVDTFKVGKADAALAASVFHFGEIPISELKEELKNNNIAVRL, from the coding sequence ATGCTTACAAAACGAATAATTCCATGTTTGGATATTAAAAACGGAAGAACCGTAAAAGGGGTAAATTTTGTCGATTTAATCGATGCGGGAGATCCTGTAGAATTGGCCAAGCAATATGCATTAAAAGGAGCAGACGAGTTGGTGTTTTTAGATATTTCGGCCACGTTAGAAGGAAGAGGAACCACGCTAGACATGGTTTTACATGTTGCAGAGCAAGTTAATATACCATTTACTGTTGGTGGAGGTATCTCTTCAATAGAACATGTTGATGCTTTATTACAATGCGGGGCAGATAAAATTTCTGTAAATTCATCTGCAGTAAAACGACCAGAATTAGTTAAAGAATTGGCCGATAAATTTGGGAGTCAGTGTGTTGTTGTGGCGATTGATGCCAAGCAAGTAGACGGCCAGTGGAAAGTGCATTTAGCAGGAGGTAGTATTCCTACAGATATCGATTTATTTGAATGGGCGAAGCAAGTTGAAGAATTGGGTGCAGGTGAAATTTTATTCACTTCTATGAACCACGATGGTACTAAAAATGGATTCGCAAATGAGGCTTTAGCGAAATTGTCAGATCTGTTAAATATTCCAATTATCGCTTCAGGAGGCGCCGGAACCATGCAACATTTTGTAGATACTTTTAAAGTAGGAAAAGCTGATGCTGCACTTGCGGCTAGCGTATTTCACTTTGGAGAAATTCCTATTTCAGAATTAAAAGAAGAATTAAAGAATAATAATATAGCAGTAAGATTGTAA
- the hisIE gene encoding bifunctional phosphoribosyl-AMP cyclohydrolase/phosphoribosyl-ATP diphosphatase HisIE produces the protein MTIDFNKNNDGLVPAIIQDATTKNVLMLGYMNAEALEKTKATKLVTFFSRTKNRLWTKGEESGNVLHLVDIKVDCDNDTLLVSVNPNGPTCHKGTDTCWGEANEASYGFISKLEGVIEDRRLNYGPKESYVSSLFAKGINKVAQKVGEEAVEVVIEAKDNDDNLFLNESADLLFHYLMLLQAKGFTIKDVVDILKGREK, from the coding sequence ATGACCATAGATTTTAATAAAAATAACGACGGATTAGTACCAGCAATTATCCAAGATGCAACAACAAAAAATGTGTTGATGCTAGGGTATATGAATGCCGAAGCCTTAGAAAAAACCAAAGCAACCAAATTAGTAACCTTTTTTAGTAGAACAAAAAATAGACTTTGGACCAAAGGTGAAGAAAGTGGGAATGTGTTGCACTTAGTCGATATAAAAGTAGATTGCGATAACGACACCTTATTGGTTTCTGTAAATCCTAACGGGCCAACATGCCATAAAGGAACAGATACGTGTTGGGGAGAAGCTAATGAGGCTTCTTATGGTTTTATTTCGAAATTAGAAGGTGTTATAGAAGACAGACGTTTAAACTACGGGCCAAAGGAATCTTATGTGTCTTCATTATTTGCAAAGGGCATTAACAAAGTGGCTCAAAAAGTAGGTGAGGAGGCCGTAGAAGTTGTGATTGAAGCTAAAGACAACGACGACAACTTGTTTTTAAATGAAAGTGCCGATTTGCTGTTTCATTATTTAATGTTACTACAAGCGAAAGGCTTTACTATTAAGGATGTTGTGGATATTTTAAAAGGAAGAGAAAAATAA
- a CDS encoding thiol-disulfide oxidoreductase DCC family protein: MKNIGVNTNLVLFDGICNLCDSSVQFVIKHDKNNHFSFTTLQGETGKSIIEKFKINPSDTDSILLLTPNNKLYTKSSAALRIASKLNFPINLMAVFLIVPKPLRDVVYDYIAKNRYKWYGKKTACMIPTKALKSRFIE, translated from the coding sequence ATGAAAAACATCGGTGTAAACACAAATCTCGTCTTATTTGATGGCATATGTAATTTATGCGATTCATCTGTGCAATTTGTTATAAAACACGATAAAAACAATCATTTTTCCTTTACCACGTTGCAAGGAGAAACGGGGAAATCTATTATTGAAAAATTTAAAATAAACCCAAGCGACACCGATTCTATTTTACTATTAACACCTAACAACAAGCTGTATACAAAATCATCTGCGGCATTAAGAATAGCATCGAAATTAAATTTTCCTATTAATTTAATGGCTGTATTTTTAATCGTACCTAAGCCTTTAAGAGATGTTGTTTACGATTATATTGCTAAAAACAGATATAAATGGTACGGAAAAAAGACGGCTTGTATGATACCGACAAAAGCACTGAAATCTAGGTTTATTGAATAA
- a CDS encoding DUF3575 domain-containing protein codes for MKHFYIIIIICLYSQFGYSQNSNSNFGTDQTNFKNELSLETLQLINGLYQITYERYIWNNFTASLGFGYKGKEGLFRISELDGRNIQTGEIFYTGYQIIPEVRYYLRKTTDRTLSGFYFGAYLKYSNYNSDLNGHYTSSDNTHYDLAFEMGVDITSIGFMVGYKLPLSKHFNIDFLIAGPGTGHYNFRFKNSQDLPDEFYDDLNNLLEDYSILDLINSDFRFSKIDNSSKFSALSFRYGIAIGYTF; via the coding sequence ATGAAACACTTTTATATCATTATAATAATCTGTCTTTACTCTCAATTTGGATATAGCCAAAATTCAAATTCTAATTTTGGTACAGACCAAACGAATTTTAAGAATGAGCTTTCTTTAGAAACTTTACAGCTAATTAATGGCTTGTATCAAATCACCTATGAACGATATATCTGGAATAACTTTACCGCCTCTTTAGGTTTCGGATATAAAGGTAAAGAAGGGCTTTTTAGAATCTCTGAACTTGACGGAAGAAACATTCAAACCGGTGAAATTTTCTATACAGGGTATCAAATTATTCCTGAAGTTCGATATTATTTAAGAAAAACAACCGATAGAACTTTAAGTGGATTTTACTTTGGAGCCTATTTAAAATATTCAAATTATAATAGCGATTTAAATGGTCACTATACAAGTTCAGATAATACACATTACGATTTAGCTTTCGAAATGGGTGTTGATATTACTTCAATTGGATTTATGGTGGGATATAAATTACCACTTTCTAAACATTTTAATATCGATTTTTTAATTGCTGGTCCGGGAACTGGACATTATAATTTTAGATTTAAAAACTCCCAAGACTTACCTGATGAATTTTACGACGATTTAAACAATCTGCTTGAAGATTACAGCATCTTAGATTTGATAAATTCTGATTTTAGATTTTCGAAAATAGATAATAGTTCTAAATTTTCAGCCTTGTCATTTCGATACGGAATTGCTATAGGTTATACATTTTAA